TCGGCTACCAGGACATCGCCGACCGGGTCAAGGATGTCACCGGAGGTGCCGGTGTGGCCGTCGTCTACGACGGGGTCGGCGGCCCTACCTTCGACGCGAGCCTGGCGAGCCTGCGGCAGCGTGGCGTCCTGGTCGCCTACGGCACGGCCGGCGGGCCGACACCGCCGCTGGAGATCCCGCGGCTGAACTCCGGCGGGTCGCTGTACGTGACCCGCCCGACCATCGCCCACTACGCCGGGACCACCGACGAACTGCGTCGACGCGCCGCCGAGGTGTTCGGCTGGGTCGCCGACGCGACCGTGCCCGTGAGCATCGGAGCGGAATTCGCACTGAACGATGTCGCCCAGGCGTATCGCGAACTGGAGGGGCGGCGCACGGCCGGCAAGGTGATGCTGCGCCCCTGACTCCCGATCGTTCCGGTCCGGAATGATCGGGCGCGGACCCGGGCCGGACCGGCAAGGTGGATCACGAAGGAGGCACCGTGATCGCAGCACTGAACCGTCTGGTCGACGCCGTCGAGACGCAACTCGGCGAGGACATCAAGGTCGATGAGGTCGCTGCCGGCGTCGGCACGACCGAGTACCACCTCCGGCGGATGTTCTCGTCGCTGGCCGGCATGCCTGTGACGGAGTACGTGCGTCGGCGCCGGATGACCGTCGCCGCAGCGGATGTCGTGGCCGGCGACGGTCTGTTGGACATCGCAGTCCGGTACGGGTACGGCTCGACCGAGGCGTTCGGTCGGGCGTTCCGGATGGTGCACGGCAGCACGCCGGCCGAGGTGCAGCGTCACGGCGGCCCCCTTCGTTCACAACCGAGGCTCAGGTTCCGCCTGACCGTCGAAGGGAGCGACCCCATGGACACCCGTATCACCGACCGACCCTCGTTCCGGCTGGTGGGTCACGCGACCCGCGTCCCGCTGATCCACCACGGCGTCAACCCGCACATCGCAGCTTTCGTCGCCGCCCTGCCCGCCGGCGAGCATCAGCGGCTCAAGGACTGCAGTGACACCGAGCCCGGTGGCCTGCTGCAGGTGACCGCCGACGTCGACCCCGATTACACCGAGGGCACCAGTCTCACCTACCTGCACGGCGCAGCCGTCAGCGGGAACTCCGTGCTACCGGAGGATCTCGATGTGATCGAGGTCCCCGCCGGATCCTGGGCCGTGTTCCGCGCCACCGGGGCCTACCCGGACGCGTTGCAGCGGACCTGGGCGGCCACGGCCACCGACTGGTTCCCGTCGAACCCGTGGCGACTGCGCCCGGGACCGTCGA
This region of Nakamurella alba genomic DNA includes:
- a CDS encoding AraC family transcriptional regulator, translating into MIAALNRLVDAVETQLGEDIKVDEVAAGVGTTEYHLRRMFSSLAGMPVTEYVRRRRMTVAAADVVAGDGLLDIAVRYGYGSTEAFGRAFRMVHGSTPAEVQRHGGPLRSQPRLRFRLTVEGSDPMDTRITDRPSFRLVGHATRVPLIHHGVNPHIAAFVAALPAGEHQRLKDCSDTEPGGLLQVTADVDPDYTEGTSLTYLHGAAVSGNSVLPEDLDVIEVPAGSWAVFRATGAYPDALQRTWAATATDWFPSNPWRLRPGPSIVAVLERADDFSTATTELWMPVERDPG